The genomic region TGGTCTGCTTTGGTGCTGTTATTGCCTGCACTCTTCTAGGTGGACAATGTATGAAGGTCAGCTTCAAGTctcatcctttttccttttttagaATTTCTAGTTCTTCAAGTTGGTGCTATTAACTATATAAATAAGTTGTTGAGTTTTCGAAATTCTTTTTTCCAATATCTGGCAGGCAATTTACTTGTTATCAGACCCAAATGGGAGTATGAAGCTTTACGAATTTGTGATTATATTTGGTGTCCTGATGCTGATATTAGCTCAAATCCCATCTTTTCACTCATTAAGGCATATTAACTTGATATCCTTGATTCTATGCCTAGCCTATAGCGCCTGTGCTACTGCTGGTTCCATATATATAGGTAATTCTGCAGACTACTAACTCATTGCATTATcagtttgatgaaataatTATACGTAATAGTATGTTTTACTCTTTCCAGGGAATTCATCCAAGGGGCCAAAAAAAGATTATAGCCTGAAAGGTGACACAGAAAGCCGGATTTTCGGGATCTTCAATGCCATTGCCATTATTGCCACAACTTATGGCAATGGTATCATTCCAGAAATTCAGGTTCCCCATAATTTTTCCAAACAGTTTCGGTTTCAGATTGTTAAATGCTGCAATACTGTCTGTATAAACGTAATTGTAATGATTAAATGCTGTTATAAAGGTAACAAACTTTTGTGTATGAATTTGATTTCAGGCAACGATCGCACCACCAGTGAAAGGGAAGATGTTCAAAGGATTATGTGTTTGCTATACAGTGCTTACAGTGACTTTCTTCAGTGTTGCAATATCTGGTTATTGGGCGTTTGGCAGCGAATCTGAAGGCCTTCTACTCAGCAATTTCTTGGATGATGGGAGACCTTTGGTGCCGAAATGGTTCATCTTGATGACTAACATCTTCACCATTTTCCAACTATCAGCAGTTGGTGTGGTGAGAACCTACCTTCCCTTCGGCCCCTTCTTTTTCATTGTTCATATATTTGGTAAATTCGTTCAAAAATGCGGTTGTCTGTCACAGGTCTACTTGCAGCCAACAAACGAAGTGCTTGAAAGAACTCTTGCAGATCCAAGTAGCAAAGAATTCTCTGCCCGTAATGTTATCCCAAGGGTAGTTTCTAGATCATTGTCTGTTGTTATAGCAACAACAATTGCAGCAATGCTTCCATTTTTCGGAGACATCAATTCTGTCATTGGAGCTTTTGGTTTCATGCCTCTCGACTTCATCTTACCTGTTGTTTTCTTCAACTTGACATTTAAGCCATCGAAGCGGAGTCCCATTTTTTGGTTGAATATTACCATTGCAGTGGTGTTCTCTGCACTGGGAGTCATAGCAGCAGTTGCAGCAGTAAGACAAATTGCTCTTGATGCCAAAACTTATCGGTTATTTGCTAATGTGTGATGATCAAAGCCAAGTTTATCACTGGCTCGCCCTGTATCTAGTATAATGCCAGCTTCATTAAAGAAGGGAGAACCGGCTCTGCCATCACATATTATCATCAATGGTTATTGTTCTTTAACCAATGAACAAAAGCAATCTCCCAATGCCCCAAATCTAAAGAATGAATTCAATGAAGCTGCAGAAAGATTCAAATTGAAGTAATAAAGAATTGAAAACCACAGTTTGCTTGCCATTGAATTCTTCACAAGTTTAAAGCAGAAGATTATCGGTGAATCATCTGCTCCTTGCTCGTCAATATACAAACTGGTTAATCTAATTCTCATACAACATAATTGTAAAAAGTTCCTGTATCTCTTCATGTCAAGTTCCGAAACAACAGGATCTTATGAAATGGGCCTAAATTAGCCTGTGTGTTTTACACTAAATATTACAGAAACAACAACAATATATAAATCccaaatttaatatattaagaaCCAGAGTCAATGGCAAAAGTCTTGCATTGCTGCTGTAGAACTACAATACGCTGCTCATTACTTCCTGAAGAAGCCTACGTCACTATGCAACAcctaaaaataaacaaaaacagaaagaaagaTAAAGGCAGAATTTTACTTGACCTCGCTGTCCAACCCAAATTGATGCTGGATAAAATGCATAGACTATATTCACAAAGAGCGAAAGAGGGGGACGAGAGGTTGAGGAAAACAGAGATGATGTACCTTGGTCCTTTTATTGCATCTCAGGGACATTGAGATCAGTTTCTGGAGTTATCATCTCATCAGATTTGGGCTGTGAGGCTGGCAAGGTCTGCAAGTAGTCTGGACTAACACTTTGTGGAGAGGTAGGGTTGAAGTCCTGGTTTTCAGCAATCACAGTACCTGCTCTCACGGGATCGTCTTTCTGCGAGTTGTTTGGATCAACACGTTTTAGAGAAGCAGAGTTGAGGATGTGGTTTTCGGCAACAACCTTATCTGATTCCATGGGACGTGCTCTCACAGGAACCGGTGCTGGGTTACAGttctcatcatcatcatctgcCATTCCAGTAACTTGAATGGGGAGATTCACCATTTTTGAACTGGCAGAATCGTTGAATGATGTCGAACGTCCTGCTGAATACTTCCTTTTGATTCCACGACAGATGGTTTGCTTGAAACTGCCAACAACAAGCTGATGAACCCAGGGGAACACAAAATGAGTGCAAAAGTTACTATGAATTGAATGAGTGTTAGATCTGCTTAAAATGATCAATCCAGGaaacaattaatttaagttaataaCACCGAGAGCTGCAATGATTAAAAGTAAGTAGCATCTGCACATTAACTACAAGTAAAGTTAATAAGTTATATCCAATGATCAAGTGAATGAACAGTATATTGCTCCAATCACAAACATGGAATCGGTCTTTTATGTCCACTTCTGTTGCTTCCAACAAAGGCATTTTGATTATCATTTGATTCCTGATATAGCAGATGGCACGCTATTCTTGGCTTATGTTAATATGTAGATTGGCAGGAAAGGTTTTACTTGGATAGCCCCAGGGCCAGCTGCTACCAGTGGACCTGCAACAGTTCCACCGAAAACTTGTCCATGATTATTAGCCAATGAAACACTCAGCAGACCATTTCTGCGACGAGTGCCCAGTTCACCAGACACAACGGAAGAACCAGCGAGAGTAAGAATTTCAAACCATCCCTGCAATAAGGGGTGCAAATTAGTGTTCAACCCTTGTTGAATGGTACTGGTTCTGAAACAGCAAATTTTCACACTGAAACCATAAGGCAGAAATCAATGTAATgtattaaaacattaaaatcaacaGATGCTACAAATTTCTACACAGGAATATTCTTTGTTGCAAACTTTTTGTTTCCAATTATATAACAATGATCTCTTTGCACATCAAacatttctaaaaaaaaaaactcggGATTTTAATGTGAAAGAAGCAATGTTTGGATGAATATAAATAGACATAATGAATAAAAGGTAGCCGAACTatgttaaacaaaaaaaaagggctaTTCAAATGTTATAATCTTATTGAACTAAGCTCTCTATATTGCATAATCTAGTAGCCAATGCTCAATATAGaatatattaaaaacataATGAACCCAGACAATTAGCTGCATGCAGAAATAAGAGCCACCAAAGTTCTTTTACAGCATTGACAATGAAGGCACTCTATCTTTCTAACCtttcttttatcaaatatataacCTGAGAAACACTACACTAAAAACTTCCAAGTTCACAGTTACgagataatgaaaataattatacaACTTGTGAACACTACATATCTTTTCTGCTTAGGATGTACCCATGTATTGCAATTAGCTATGTCCATGATGAATTGTGCAGCCATACCTCATATGTCACACTTCCAACAGGTGTACCAGGCTTGTGCAGGGTAACACTGGAGACTGCACCACTAGCAGTAAGAACACAAACTGAACGAGGACCGGTTACACAAAATGATCCTATCTTACTAACAAGATCCTGTGaagtaaaaacaaaactcAGAACAAGTTCTTCCATGGTAGGTTAACTAAAAACTTTAAAGTTATGAGACAGAAATAGAATGTAGAAAGACTAAGCAATAACTTAATTTTCacttcatatatatatatttatataacatTACCTCTCCTGGGAACACCGACAGTACATGAGGGGTAAAGCTTGCTCCAGCTGTGTCCATATATTCACCTTAACGAAAGAAGTTCAAGCGTGATAGTAAGACATTTGATTAATTGAAGTGCATCAAGCCCCAAAGGATCTAAATTCTAGATTGAAAATGTGTCTTAAATGAAGCAAGCTCATTTATACTTACACCATATACACAAGTAAAGGAATGGGTTAGTCAAGGGGTGCACTATATCCACATTTTGTCCTTGCTTTGTTTCATTAATTTACCTTAATTATGAACTTCAGAACGCAGTAGCTGCCCATAAAGGAGCAAAACTGAGGCCCTATTCACCTGATAATTAATTAGCAGAGACATAAAGCTATAGAGGTTGACTTCGTTGAGCCTCTCTGCTTGAATAAATTGCAGCATTACCACATGTGGAACCTGCTTGTAGCTAGCTATGGCAACCGATCGAGATTCAAAAAGTTTGTCGACTAATATTCCTAATCAACTTCTCACACATTCTAAAAGAATATTAGCCTTGCTACGATGATGCccaaatcttgcatttcaaacttgttatatattcaaaatgatATAACAGATGTatagaataaataattatttttagttcaaTCAAACAAAACTGGAAAAGGTAAAACACAGAAGCTCTATAATATTGTGGGAAAAAAATGCCCCCACTAATAAAATGCTATGATTTACCTCAGCCATCCCATATATTATTCAGTATCATCCACAAGAAATAAAACAACCCACTATTTATATGTGTAATTTTGATAAGTTATAAGAAACTTCTCACTAGTAAATCTGAGTACATGCAGTACTATTATTTATAGGTATCATTTCAATTGAACtcaagaaatatttatatatatatatatacataagtAGCCAATTAGTCAGCAACCCTCTCAACTCCATATCCGCTGTGAAAAGTTTAAGATTTTGCCATTGTCAACAGATTTACGAAACTGTGTATGGGTTTTACAAATGATCAACTGAATTAAACCAATAAACTAACATAATAATCGataaaatattgtaattatgaCATGCCAAACATATATAAATCCAACGTTACAAAAGCAAAACCATAAAGcaagattaaaagaaaagatacgAAATCAAAGTGTAGACATTAAAACTTTTAAGTAATTCAAATTGTTGGCAACAATATCTCACCATGAGAAGCCAAAGTCTGAAGCTTCCCAGTACCCTTAGGCCTTCCCCGAGCCCGTTTTGACGAAGAACTCGGCATGGAAGAAGGCGGCGAAGACGCCGTTGGTGGTGGGAGAGGTTCCAAAGATCCAATGTTCGACACACCGTCAGTTGTCTCGGGCCTCCccttccctttcttctttttgttaatattttctttGCCAGTTGCACCACCACCTGACCCTTCTCCAGGCTCCGAAGCCCCTGTTTCATCAGCTGCAACTTGAAGCTCTCCTTGAACCTCCTGGCTCTCTGCGGAATTAACCTTTTCGGCGTTAACCTGAGACTCTTTCCCGTCATCAGAAGCAGAGTCATGGGATGGCGTTGTAGTTTTGTCCTCCATGAACACTTTTCAATGCAAAACCTGAAGAAACaaggaggaaaaaaaagaacgtAAAAGATATGATATTGCAAAGGATTTTACTGCAAGAAAGAAGGCTAAAGAGGCTTGAAAAGCCAACGTTGGAATGAACAGTAAGCGCCAGAAAATAGATCTTAGTGAAGCCTGGACAATACAACAGAAAAGATGGGAGTGaatgtaatatttttgttcatcTTTATATTTGGAGGAGCCCTTTTTCTTATATTCCAATAATACccatttagaattttttttttatttattaatttgtaGGGTTTTATAAGAGAGaatgacaaaattaaattgttaaaataaaatttatttttttactaattaaTGGAAAGGGGATCTTTCgatttatgaaattaaaaataaatctcaTTTATTAAGCAACtttttatgattattattgatttttttattataattatgagatatCATTTCCAAATATATTAACTAAATATTggaaatatatttattattattcgcGTTAGTTATATTTAGgaatttgttttgaatttttaagaaataattTGTTACAGTTGTAATGACCACAAAACTAAAACCACGTGGAAAATTTTCGCTGTCaatgattaaaattatgatattGTACAACGAAGATACTAAACATTTGAATCAACTTTGTCAAGTTATGATTTTACATGAGCATACAATGAATAAGATAAgctcagaaaaaaaaaaaaaaatttacctgTAATGATAAATTCGactacattttttttcaattcaattttaCTCTTTGAGATACATGAGTTTTTACCATTCAAGTTCTAATGCTTCACTGTCACGTAATTATCCTAAAATTACATATCACGGATGAGGTAAGATTTATCGAGTCGGAGAAAATTATCTTTCATTACATAACTCAATATCATAtgtatcaaaaaaatataattatcttaaaaCCCCAGCTATAGAaccatatataaaatatagtCTATAAAagctggttttaaaattttaatatgtaaCTCTTTGTCTTGTACAtgtaaatattaaaagaattaCAATTATGGGTGTGAGAGGTGGATGATTGTATTACGAATTTTACATTagtaaaatattgaataaatcttaaatttataaataaatatcttttttttacttaatagacatttttttaattgaaaacatAAATTATAACAAGTAGTATTAAAACAAACTCAAATCTTTACTTATATGAAACTAGGGTAAGAATTCCTCTGCCCTGAAGACTTGGGGTAAAGAGAAGTGTAAGGATTCCTCTACCCATAGACCCGGAGACAAGGGTAAAGACGGagataagggtaaagagaaGTGTAAGGATCCCTATACCAGACCAAACCAGGGGTAAAAAGAAGTGTAAGGATTCCTCTACCCATAGTCTCAGAGACCAGGGGTAAAGAGAAGTGTAAGGATCCCTCTACCCATACCTAGGAAAACCCATAGACCCGTGTAAGGATTGCTTTACCCATAGACCCTTTGGAAGGATCCCTCTACCTATAGACGCGCTGAAGAATTCCTCTACCCATAAGCCTGGACCAAGGGTAAAAAGAGCTAGTGAACATCTCTAAGAGTTAAAGATGACCAGTGTAAGGATCCTTTTACCCATAAACCGACTAGTGAACATCTCTAAGAAAATATTGCCCTACCCATAAACCCAAACCAGCTAGTAAACACCTCTAAAAGTTAGGGTGAATcttgaatttataaataaaaatctttttttcattaataaacacatcttttgaattaaaaacGTAAATCCGTGACATTTGATTGACTAAGAGCTAGCATTTGTTATTCTTGTTAGGCTATTTAATGTTGATCGTTCCTTTTGGGCTTCTGATTTTTTGTATGTCTACAAGGCCCTTTtcgaattttattgaatagcTGTAGCTGTAAAGCATTTATGTTAAGACTGGGCTGCACATTTGGACCTCTAGCGGGCTTTCGGGGAGAAGAGTTTGTGatcattttcaatttagtcagtaaaaatactaaaattggataaaattgtAGTATCCATAGCCTACATTCATATATTCCTCATTCTTGCCAAAAAAGAGTCATATATTCTTAACTCCGGTAACAATAGAAGcttaagggaaaaaaaaaaaaaagaacaactCAGCTGCGAAGGGCAAGCTTAGTTTCAGTTTATTTCAGATCTGTCATACAAAATTGGAGATGGAGCAATGAAGATATAATACTGCTAACAGCATTCAAAAGAAAGCTGTAAAATATTCCACATTTGTCAATCCATATCATCTAAATGTCCAAATTGCTGCTTCCAGTGAGACTGTGCTTCTTCAGGTGTCCGAAATGTCCAGATGTGAGACTTGGCTCTCTCACGAGTTTCCAGAATTTCCTGTATTCAGTAGGGTCCAGTTTGTTACCTTTGAACAGAGCACAAGGAAAAATGCAAAGTGTAATTTGAAGTTTTCTCTAGGTGGAAAAACCAAATACTTGAGCAGGCACTACACCTGTGCACAGCACCTTGAGTCATCCGTTCCATTCACCCGGATGTTATCATATTAAGCATTCACAATAAAAACGCtaaattttcttattcccCCAGGAGATAAATTCTTTAGTTTAAACTCTATCATATAGTATTAGATATAAACAGGTAAGCTTAGGCCTTAGGACTTCTTTTTGCCATCTCACAAACTTTCTTCACCGTCACATGTATCAAGGGGCTTCGGTTTTTCCACTTAACAAGGCACAATATTGGTGTCTTACCTCTCCATCTAGAAAATAATTGTACTCCCTCCGACCCATTTTCTTCACTCATCTTTCCTTTGTTGAATATCCCAAAATTATGtactttccttttttaaaaactcaattctcttacttttttatattataaaattattcttttatgatactcttttttttacattttgtaattaaaaattatgttacatcaattttataaacaaatatttaaactCTTAATATAAATTACACTAAAatcgaatttttttattatacttCGTGAAGGTCAAATAGGGACAAGCAAAATGTGACGGggagtatttatttatttttactctTACCATTATTATCTATTCAAATGTCTCAAAAAACAAATACGCAATAGAATTTCCACACTCCTTACATCCTGTGTACCCAAATTATTTGAACCACTAGAGCATCTAAAAGAACACAATCACTTTTTTAACTAAGATGTCATGATGATCCTCTCCACTCTTACAACTTCCCCCGTCATACCAAGCTCAGCCATTAAATCATTATTCATCTTTCGTTTTCCACTTTATGCTTTAAACAGAAGGTTTTAATTGTCACTGAGGATAAGGTTAAATCCTTTTAACCTTGTTAAACATTTCAAAACTTTATTCATTATTAAAGAGATAAATTTGCAGCATATGAAGAGTAACTCTAAGTTATCAGTTGACACCTGACATATCTGTATCTTTTTCACTATGCATCTTTGTTCTACGGCATTATTTACAATTTCTAATTATCCAGGAGTTAGGATCTTACACCAAGTACTTTTACTTCTTATTCCTAATGTGAATTGATCGAATAAATTCTGATACATGTCTAATTACTTATAGTTTATTTTTCAAGGACCCTGTAATGAATTGTTTAGCTAATGCAGCACAATTCAAGCATAAAGCAACTAGTTTCCAGAATAAAATTCAAAGCATACAGAGCACCTTCAACCTTAATGAGCAAACTTCTAAGCGGCTGAGATTTCGAAAAAGTGCAATCAGAACTGAACTTCATAAGCATTTTTTGCATTCAAACATCAAATCAGCTGAAATGGCATTCATTAACAAATAACATGAAAATATGGATCGCTGACCAGATTAagccttcatttttctttcttaatatCTTTGCAATTTTGATTCTTGTAGAGGCATATTAGAACAATTGTTTCTTTAATCTTTTCCATCATTAAGTAATTAACTCCTATTTCCACCGCGTCTTTAAGCAAAGGAGAAAGGTTgcaaagaaattcaaataaaaaggaaataattataaaaaaaattaacaagagagagaaaaggaaagcTACCTGGAGTTGAGAAGAGGGCTTGGTTTTCAAAGACAAACAATCCCAAAGAGCATTCCATTTTCCAGAACAATTGTCAAGCACTCCCAGCCTATAATATTGCTGCATTTGATGAACCGGAGCTGCCCAATGGATTTTAATAAATCAGAttttccaaaaagaaaaagaaaaaaggagcatctacaaataaataaattgaatggAAAATCGAAATTCAAGATTCCATAATTAAGGAAAGCAGAGGAGGGCGTACAATAGCAGAACCAAAGAGCGTCGAAGCATTTGGAGCAGGATAGACGACGATGCGAAGTGGAGGATTCCTTCTCTACACTCATCTCCACCAAGCTTACCCGCTACGCTGACCTGGGCACTCCTCGTACctttctttgttcttgtttcCCTTTCCAAAAGTGAAGGGAATATTAcggaaaacaaaaaaggtcCATTAAGGCGTCTATGGATGGGGCTTTTGGGCATTTTTGACAAATTGGGCTCCATCAAAGTCAAGTTTTGGACAGAGTTGGGCTTCGGATATCAAACCCGAGACCAACCTTGCTTGACTAAGAAACGATTTTTATGATGATGGCATAAGAAGTTCTCAAGGACCCAAGAAAGATGGTTGTGTTCATGGTAGGGTATCAAAGGACTCCCATGACCAGGAATTCTGATAAGCAACAGGTCAGTAGTGAATATTTGGTAGATAATGTTCCTTCTTGCCTTGATTTATGTAGAATCCCAAAGAGTTTACGTGCGCTTTCTGTTGAAATTGCCAGTTTAAGTTTCTGTTAAGAATTAAAACAGCTAAACAGCGCCTCAAATTGAGGATCCCAAATCCAAATATGTAAAAAGTCTGATTTTCTAGCTTGTGAATGAGACGtaaagaaaagcaaagaaacATTGATGCAATCGATGATCAGAGAGTAATAATAATACACTAGTGGCTACATTGAATCAACATTATAATGAACCTGAACTTATAATGTActcttttcatcttttacaTGCCAGAGGTCGCCTTCTGCTATATACAAAGCACTTACTGGCCCATGATAGGCCACTAATCCCTAAATTTTAACGTCCAGATTATAAAGAAATTAGTAACCCTGACTAACACATGTTTCGCATCTTTATGGCTTAAGCTCTGATCAGCCCTCAATCTTGGCTAACAACTTTAATCACCTTGAACCATTATCCTCCAAGGTCCACCTGCTTCCCCAGTGCCATCCAAGATTGCGAGGTCCCAAAATACTTGATTTCAAGAATTACAAAAGCTACGGGAATATCCATGCAAGAGAAGTGCAACAAAGATCTGCATCTTCTTAAATGGTTTTAAGTGAAAAGCATTTTCAGTTCCTCAATACGGGCTGTTCGTACTTCTTGATCAGTTAAGGCACCAGATATCATCCTTTGCTTGCGTGCTTGCACTGCCTCCATTCTTTCCTCCACTGTTCCCTGCTATCACATCCGTCAAAGAAAAGCAGAAtcgaaacaaaataaaaaatgtgagAACAATGCAAATGCTAGGTTCCAATGTTCAATGTTTGTGACATGGCATGATGATTTAAATTC from Theobroma cacao cultivar B97-61/B2 chromosome 9, Criollo_cocoa_genome_V2, whole genome shotgun sequence harbors:
- the LOC18590408 gene encoding GABA transporter 1; translated protein: MGTLPPRSVAVHEGEDHVKVSQEQQQKELDAGALFVLKSKGSWLHCGYHLSTSIVAPPLLSLPFAFTFLGWAAGIFCLVIGALVTFYSYNLLSLVLEHHAQLGRRHLRFRDMANDILGPRWGRYYVGPIQFMVCFGAVIACTLLGGQCMKAIYLLSDPNGSMKLYEFVIIFGVLMLILAQIPSFHSLRHINLISLILCLAYSACATAGSIYIGNSSKGPKKDYSLKGDTESRIFGIFNAIAIIATTYGNGIIPEIQATIAPPVKGKMFKGLCVCYTVLTVTFFSVAISGYWAFGSESEGLLLSNFLDDGRPLVPKWFILMTNIFTIFQLSAVGVVYLQPTNEVLERTLADPSSKEFSARNVIPRVVSRSLSVVIATTIAAMLPFFGDINSVIGAFGFMPLDFILPVVFFNLTFKPSKRSPIFWLNITIAVVFSALGVIAAVAAVRQIALDAKTYRLFANV
- the LOC18590409 gene encoding AT-hook motif nuclear-localized protein 11, whose protein sequence is MEDKTTTPSHDSASDDGKESQVNAEKVNSAESQEVQGELQVAADETGASEPGEGSGGGATGKENINKKKKGKGRPETTDGVSNIGSLEPLPPPTASSPPSSMPSSSSKRARGRPKGTGKLQTLASHGEYMDTAGASFTPHVLSVFPGEDLVSKIGSFCVTGPRSVCVLTASGAVSSVTLHKPGTPVGSVTYEGWFEILTLAGSSVVSGELGTRRRNGLLSVSLANNHGQVFGGTVAGPLVAAGPGAIQLVVGSFKQTICRGIKRKYSAGRSTSFNDSASSKMVNLPIQVTGMADDDDENCNPAPVPVRARPMESDKVVAENHILNSASLKRVDPNNSQKDDPVRAGTVIAENQDFNPTSPQSVSPDYLQTLPASQPKSDEMITPETDLNVPEMQ
- the LOC18590410 gene encoding uncharacterized protein C227.17c, whose product is MSVEKESSTSHRRLSCSKCFDALWFCYSPVHQMQQYYRLGVLDNCSGKWNALWDCLSLKTKPSSQLQEILETRERAKSHIWTFRTPEEAQSHWKQQFGHLDDMD